The Dermacentor albipictus isolate Rhodes 1998 colony chromosome 2, USDA_Dalb.pri_finalv2, whole genome shotgun sequence genome has a segment encoding these proteins:
- the LOC135895839 gene encoding uncharacterized protein isoform X2: MTTASPQLSTNVRERPRRQQRPEESVDQFATALHVLADRCDFGDMNKRLNRDRFVVGLRDVQLSEALQMDPQLTLATALAKARLKETVRQQQQSLRPEGVHIGSPPELQDQGAIVDAVGHQKRPQHKEGRCPYCVGDAHPRSTCPAKASKCHYCGNKGHFAKACLKKVGSAQRKVRVWAVEHGTGETFIGAIDAAGKARYVQVLINSVPILAKVDSGAEVSVLPSTFPGLPTHLDNADEVLQGAGGNKLNVLGKFVAEIAWKQRTVRQTCYVVSPLRDVLLGLPALEALGIVKFADSLTADKQRYETLFPRMSRNLGTIPGEYRIRLQPSAAQLAHSPDGATATDSAGPPTRAVASGDPTPIVTRFGRLVKKPIRLGFDE, from the coding sequence ACGCCAGCAACGGCCAGAAGAGTCGGTGGATCAATTCGCAACCGCACTTCACGTGCTGGCAGACCGCTGCGACTTTGGGGATATGAACAAGAGACTCAACCGGGACAGGTTTGTCGTCGGGCTCCGGGACGTGCAACTATCCGAGGCCTTGCAGATGGATCCGCAGCTGACATTGGCTACGGCGCTAGCCAAGGCTCGCCTCAAGGAAACCGTgcgtcagcagcagcagagcCTTCGACCGGAGGGTGTCCACATCGGGAGCCCGCCAGAACTTCAGGACCAAGGCGCCATCGTGGACGCCGTAGGCCACCAGAAACGCCCGCAGCACAAAGAGGGACGGTGCCCCTACTGCGTCGGCGACGCGCACCCGAGGTCGACGTGCCCAGCCAAGGCTTCCAAGTGCCACTACTGTGGTAACAAAGGACATTTTGCGAAAGCCTGCCTTAAGAAAGTTGGGTCAGCGCAAAGAAAGGTACGCGTCTGGGCTGTCGAACATGGTACCGGGGAAACTTTCATTGGCGCGATTGACGCGGCCGGGAAAGCGCGCTATGTGCAGGTTCTGATAAACTCTGTGCCTATCCTTGCTAAAGTTGATTCGGGTGCAGAAGTGTCGGTTCTACCTTCTACATTTCCAGGATTGCCCACCCACCTGGATAACGCAGACGAGGTACTACAGGGGGCTGGCGGGAACAAGCTCAATGTTCTAGGCAAATTTGTCGCAGAGATTGCGTGGAAACAGAGGACTGTCCGACAAACGTGCTATGTCGTTAGCCCTCTTCGCGACGTACTTCTCGGGCTGCCAGCCTTAGAGGCTTTAGGTATCGTTAAATTTGCCGACTCGCTGACTGCAGACAAGCAACGGTATGAGACACTTTTTCCGCGCATGAGTCGTAATCTAGGCACTATCCCAGGAGAATACAGAATCAGGCTACAACCTAGCGCGGCACAATTGGCTCATAGCCCAGATGGCGCGACTGCAACAGATTCAGCGGGGCCTCCAACTCGCGCGGTGGCCAGTGGTGACCCCACTCCAATTGTAACACGGTTTGGTAGACTGGTGAAGAAACCCATCCGACTGGGCTTTGATGAGTAG